A section of the Flavobacterium sp. CG_23.5 genome encodes:
- the pstB gene encoding phosphate ABC transporter ATP-binding protein PstB encodes MKDIKIQVNDLSLYYGEKKALKEITMQIPANKVTALIGPSGCGKSTFLRCINRMNDLIPDVKITGSMLVEGVDIYNKDVDVVNIRKKIGMVFQKSNPFPKSIFENIAYGPKINGIKDKAQLSEIVETSLRQAAIWEEVKDRLHDSALGLSGGQQQRLCIARTLAVSPDIILMDEPASALDPISTSKIEELVHELKEQYTIIIVTHNMQQAARTSDYTAFFYLGELIEMGKTNAIFTKPEKKQTEDYITGRFG; translated from the coding sequence ATGAAAGATATAAAAATACAAGTAAATGATTTATCATTATACTATGGAGAAAAAAAGGCATTAAAAGAAATAACAATGCAAATCCCTGCTAATAAAGTTACGGCTTTAATTGGACCTTCAGGATGCGGTAAATCTACTTTTTTAAGATGTATCAATAGAATGAATGATCTAATTCCTGATGTGAAAATTACAGGAAGTATGCTCGTGGAAGGTGTTGATATTTATAATAAGGATGTCGATGTTGTTAATATTAGAAAGAAAATTGGAATGGTTTTCCAAAAGTCAAATCCATTTCCAAAATCTATTTTTGAGAATATTGCTTACGGTCCAAAAATAAACGGAATAAAAGATAAAGCTCAATTGAGCGAAATCGTAGAGACTTCTTTGCGTCAAGCTGCAATTTGGGAAGAAGTAAAAGATAGATTACATGATTCCGCGTTAGGTCTTTCAGGAGGTCAACAACAACGTTTGTGTATTGCAAGAACGTTAGCTGTAAGCCCGGATATTATTCTAATGGATGAACCTGCAAGTGCCTTGGATCCAATATCTACTTCCAAAATAGAGGAATTAGTACATGAATTAAAAGAGCAATATACTATAATTATTGTTACACACAACATGCAACAAGCTGCTAGAACCAGTGATTACACAGCGTTCTTTTATTTGGGTGAGTTAATAGAAATGGGTAAAACTAATGCTATATTTACGAAACCAGAGAAAAAACAGACCGAAGATTATATCACAGGTAGATTTGGATAA
- the pstA gene encoding phosphate ABC transporter permease PstA has protein sequence MNTSSNETESHFFSSKNKGADVKGKFIIGITQLAVLLIITVLFIIIGIIVYEGREKFSWEFISSFPTNGMTEGGIFPALIGTFILVIVMSIAAVPFGTITAIYLTEYAKENSKFAAAVRFSIRTLAVVPSIIFGLFGLGFFIQFVGGGIDKTFNGGQLHWGQPNILWASLTMALLTLPVIIVSVEEALKTIPRELREASLALGATKWQTIKNVVLPGSISGIMTGTILAVSRGAGEVAPILFTGAAYYLATLPASLSDQFMNLGYHIYIMSTQSSDVEKTMPIQFATTLVLLLLTLSLNLVAVLIRSRIRRRAK, from the coding sequence ATGAATACAAGTAGTAACGAAACAGAAAGCCACTTTTTTTCAAGTAAAAATAAAGGCGCGGATGTAAAAGGAAAATTTATTATTGGGATTACGCAATTAGCGGTTCTTTTAATTATAACCGTACTTTTTATTATTATAGGAATTATTGTATATGAAGGGCGTGAAAAATTTTCATGGGAATTTATAAGTTCATTCCCTACAAACGGAATGACCGAAGGAGGAATATTTCCAGCTTTAATAGGTACTTTTATTTTAGTTATCGTAATGTCAATTGCCGCAGTTCCTTTTGGGACAATTACAGCGATTTACTTAACGGAATATGCCAAAGAAAACTCAAAATTCGCAGCAGCAGTCCGTTTCTCTATTCGAACTTTGGCCGTTGTACCTTCTATTATTTTTGGTCTTTTTGGTCTTGGTTTTTTTATCCAATTTGTTGGTGGAGGAATAGATAAAACTTTTAACGGTGGTCAGTTGCATTGGGGACAACCAAACATTCTTTGGGCGAGTCTTACCATGGCTTTGTTAACGTTGCCGGTTATTATTGTTTCTGTTGAGGAAGCTTTGAAAACGATTCCTCGTGAATTACGAGAGGCAAGTTTGGCCTTAGGCGCTACAAAATGGCAAACCATTAAAAATGTTGTTCTTCCTGGGTCTATTTCTGGAATTATGACGGGAACAATTTTGGCGGTTAGTAGAGGCGCGGGAGAAGTAGCTCCTATTTTATTTACAGGAGCCGCCTATTATTTAGCGACTTTACCAGCTTCTTTGAGTGATCAATTTATGAACTTAGGATACCACATTTATATCATGTCCACCCAATCTTCTGATGTTGAAAAAACAATGCCTATTCAATTTGCTACGACATTAGTATTGTTATTGCTTACATTATCATTAAACTTAGTTGCTGTACTTATTAGATCCAGAATTAGACGAAGAGCTAAATAA
- the phoU gene encoding phosphate signaling complex protein PhoU: MASHFQIELEKLKNVIQKIGLLAENQVGESVRALLSEPVSEGKEVKKIENKIDKLDVKIDEICQSIFALQQPVASDLRFIMSAMQISNEIERIGDLAISIIKKSKNIKDKHDLIVKFNIADLARKVEIVTIKANECFLTRGENTIGEIFILNNTIKNETEDTIHDIINEMKSNSKTVVSGTNLVIVLKHLERISEHCTNIAEYVYFMINAKIIKHEKFDGKKSDN; the protein is encoded by the coding sequence ATGGCGTCACACTTTCAAATAGAATTAGAAAAATTAAAAAATGTTATCCAAAAGATTGGACTTTTGGCAGAAAATCAAGTTGGTGAATCGGTAAGAGCATTGCTTTCTGAACCGGTTTCTGAGGGTAAAGAAGTTAAAAAAATAGAAAATAAAATTGATAAATTAGATGTAAAAATCGATGAAATTTGTCAAAGTATTTTTGCGTTGCAACAACCTGTTGCTTCAGATTTGAGGTTTATCATGTCGGCAATGCAAATTAGTAATGAAATTGAGCGAATTGGTGATTTGGCGATTAGCATTATCAAAAAATCAAAAAACATCAAAGACAAACACGACCTGATTGTCAAATTTAATATTGCTGATCTTGCAAGAAAAGTAGAGATTGTTACCATAAAAGCTAATGAGTGCTTCTTGACTCGTGGTGAAAATACTATTGGGGAAATTTTTATTTTAAACAATACTATAAAAAATGAAACAGAAGATACGATTCATGATATCATAAATGAAATGAAGTCTAATTCTAAAACAGTTGTTTCAGGAACTAATCTTGTCATTGTTTTGAAGCATTTAGAACGTATATCTGAGCATTGTACAAATATCGCCGAATATGTTTATTTTATGATAAACGCTAAAATAATAAAACACGAAAAATTTGACGGTAAGAAATCTGATAATTAA
- a CDS encoding glycosyltransferase — MDLNAYSKTILIAPLNWGLGHATRCIPIIKALQDNNYIPIIASDGIALELLRKEFPYLQFLELPSYQIEYAKNGKNFKWKLFKSCPKMIQAIYNEKKMVKEWIKKYEIDGIISDNRLGVFSKKIPSVFMTHQLNVMTGNTTWLTSKMHQNIIKKYTTCWVPDFSTKPNLTGALGHLEKTNLDIKYIGPLSRLHKKQTEIKYDLMIILSGPEPQRGILEEKLKIEILRYSGKTIFIKGVVEKNQIKEQIGDVTYYNFMNTRQLEQAFNESDKVLCRSGYTTVMDLAKLDKKAFFIPTPGQYEQEYLAKKYKGEGLVPYAEQDNFKIENLLEIENFKGLPQIDAVLNWESLFQVFEKK, encoded by the coding sequence ATGGATTTGAACGCATACAGCAAGACTATTTTGATTGCTCCATTAAATTGGGGTTTGGGGCATGCTACGCGATGTATTCCAATTATAAAGGCTTTACAGGATAATAACTATATTCCCATAATTGCTTCTGATGGAATTGCGCTTGAATTATTGCGGAAAGAGTTTCCTTATCTACAATTCCTTGAACTTCCTTCCTACCAAATAGAATACGCCAAAAACGGTAAAAATTTTAAATGGAAATTATTTAAAAGTTGTCCCAAGATGATCCAAGCCATTTATAATGAGAAAAAAATGGTAAAAGAATGGATTAAGAAATATGAAATTGACGGTATTATTTCAGACAATCGGCTAGGTGTTTTTAGCAAAAAAATACCTTCCGTGTTTATGACCCATCAATTGAATGTAATGACAGGAAATACAACTTGGTTAACGAGTAAAATGCACCAAAATATAATAAAAAAATATACCACTTGTTGGGTTCCCGACTTTTCTACAAAACCAAATTTGACTGGCGCACTGGGACATTTAGAAAAAACCAATTTAGACATTAAATACATAGGTCCTTTAAGCCGTTTGCACAAAAAACAAACCGAAATAAAGTATGATTTAATGATCATTCTTTCGGGACCTGAACCACAAAGAGGCATTTTAGAAGAGAAATTGAAAATAGAAATTTTGAGATATTCTGGAAAAACAATTTTCATTAAAGGAGTCGTCGAAAAAAACCAAATAAAGGAACAAATAGGAGATGTCACCTATTATAATTTTATGAATACGCGTCAGCTGGAGCAAGCTTTTAACGAAAGTGACAAAGTTCTATGCAGATCAGGTTATACAACCGTTATGGACTTGGCAAAATTAGACAAAAAAGCATTTTTTATTCCTACTCCAGGGCAATACGAGCAGGAATATTTGGCAAAAAAATATAAAGGAGAAGGTTTAGTTCCTTATGCAGAGCAAGACAATTTTAAAATAGAAAACTTACTTGAAATCGAGAATTTTAAAGGACTACCACAAATAGACGCTGTACTGAATTGGGAATCCCTGTTTCAGGTTTTTGAAAAAAAATAA